AACGTTGAGGCCGCCCACCGGGCGGCCTCAACGCATTCCACCAGCCTGCTCGCACCGCGCCGACGTCCACACGTCCGGCACCCAGCCGCCGCGCCGCGGACAAGCCGAGTTTCTCCATCCGGCCCGCCTCCGGGCGTCCCGTTCCGGGCGGCCGACATCGCGCCGCCCGCGGGCGGCCGCGTGCGCCGCCACGGCATCGGCGGTGGCGTCACCGGGGCATTGGTCCCCGAATCATCGTTGGCATCCGAACGATTTGCGTATGCTCTCGCGAGGCCGGCCCAGGGGAGACGGGCCGGCAGTGCGTACGGGACGTGGGAGGAGTGCCACCATGGCACGAAAGCGTGCTGCAGTCCGGGGCTCCGAGTCGGGCGGCGGCCCCCGGCTCGAGGCCAACGCCGTCGGGTTCCCGACGGCACTCGCGACGGCCGTCGGGCTCATCATCGCCTCGTCGGTGCTGTTGACGGCCACGACCGGGTTCGGCGTCGGCGGCGTCGTGTTCGCGATCGCGATCCTGATCGCCTACGTGCTCATGATCTTCCAATCCATGAGCTTCTCGGAGGCCTCCGGCGTCATGCCGTTGGCCGGCTCCGTCTACGACTACATCGCCTCGGGCCTCGGTCGGTTCTTCGGGGTGACCGGCACGCTGGTCGCCTACCTCGTGGTCCACCTGTTCGCTGGCACGGCCGAGACCGCGGCGGCCGGACTGTTCGCCAGCGTGAACTTCCCGTTCCTCGAGGGGCTGACGCCCGAGACGTCCTGGGTGGTCGGCGTCGGGCTGCTGCTCGTCTTCGGGATCGTCAACGCACTCGGCATCCGCCTCTACGGCGCCGTCGAGGTCGCCCTTACCGCGGTGATGTGGGTCACGCTGGTCGTCTTCGGCCTGCTCGGCGTGCTCCGCGCGGCGACGGTGGACACCGGCGGCTTCTTCGGCGAGTCGCTCGTCGGCAACGACCTGACGGCCGTGCTGTCCATGGTCGGCCTGGCCATGTTCCTGTTCGTCGGTGTCGAGTTCGTCACACCCCTCGCCGCCGAGCTGCGCGAGCCGGCTCGCACGATCCCGCGTGCCATGTTCCTGGGGCTCACCGCCGTCGCGGCCGCGATGGTCCTGTACGGCGTGGCCGTGCTGCGACAGGTCCCCAACGAAGAGCTCGAGGGTGGTGTCCTGCTGTTCGAGACCCCGCTGCCGATCCCGACGTTCGCGCAGGAGGTGCTGGGCACGTTCGGGCGCTGGTGGCTGGCCCTCGCCGTGCTCTTCGCCGCCGCCGCGACCATCAACACGTTGCTCGCCGGCATCCCGCGCATCCTGTACGGGATGGCGAAGGACAACGCCTTCCCGCCCGTCTTCGGCTGGCTGCACCCCCGCTACAAGACCCCGTGGGCCGGGATCGCGCTCGCGGTCGTCATCCCCGCGGCCCACGCCATCTACATCCAGGGCGACATCGACTCCATCATCGTGCTGATCCTAGCCGGCGTGTGCGCGTGGCTGTTCGCCTACATCCTCGTCAACATCTCGGTGATCCGCCTCCGCGCCCGGCGCCCGGACCTGCCGCGACCGTTCCGCACGCCCTGGTTCCCGGTGCCGCAGGTGCTGGCCAGCCTCGGGATGCTCGTCACCATCTGGTACATCGCGCCGCCCGGCATCAGCCGCGGTGACGTCTACCTGCGGTTCTTCGGCATGCTGGCGCTGACGGCACTGTTCGCGGTCTGGCAGACGGTCGTCAAGACGAAGAAGCCGCTGTTCGAGCCGGTCGAGCCCGAGGACTTCGTCCGCGAGGAAGCCGGCGCCGTATGAGGCCGACCGACCTGCGCGACCGGGTGGCCGGCGACCTGGACGGTTGTCGGCTGCGCCCGGTCGACGCCACGCACGCCCTGCTCGAGACGGACGCCGGGCCGCTGTGCTGGTGGGAGGTTCGTCAGGAGCGTCGCCGCCTGCTGCAGTTGCAGGTCAGCGCCTTCCATCTCGACGGTCCGGCGACCACGGCCGACGTGCGGGTGACGTTCCGCCACACCGGCAACGTCCGCCGCACCGGCCTGCGCGCCAGCGTGAAGGGGCGTGACCAGCTCGTCGGCGTCTCGTTGCGCGACCAGCTGCTCGCGGACGGCGAGCTGCAGGCGGCCAGTCTGCCGCTCGACTTCACCCGGTTCACCGTCGAACCCCTTCGGGGCCGGTGGCGCGCGACCCTCGAGCTGATGGGCGGCTCGTACGTGCGCACGACCTTCCCGCCCAGCGGCAGCTACGTGCGCCTGGCCGCCGACCAGACCGCCGCCCTGCTGGCTACCGTCCGCGTCCTGCACCGCCGGCTGCCGGTCGCGCCCGAGACGTTGCGCCCGGACCCCTCGCCGGCGAGCGACCTTTCCGACCACCTGCCCCGGAGAACCGTGTGACCGCTGCGACCACCGACTGGCACGAGCTCGCGACCCGCACCACGCTGCGCAGCCGGGCGGTGATCGACGGCGCGCTCCACGACGCGGTCAGCGGGGCGACCTTCCCGGCGGTCAGCCCTCGCGACGGGCGCGTCCTGGCCGAGGTCGCCGCCTGCCAGGCGCAGGACGTCGACCGGGCGGTCGTCGCCGCACGCGCCGCCTTCGACGACGGCCGCTGGTCCCGTGCGCGGCCCTCGCACCGCCGGCAGGTCCTGCTGCGGCTCGCCGCCCTCGTCGAGCAGCACGCCGACGAGCTCGCTCTCACCATCTCGCTGGAGATGGGCAAGCCGATCAGTGACGCCCGGGCCATCGAGGTACCCGCGCTGGTCAAGACCCTCACCTGGTACGCCGAACTGGCCGACAAGTTGCTCGACGAGCTGCCGCAGACCGGCCCGGACGAGCTCGCGATGATCACCCCGCGAACCCGTCGGCGTCGTCGGGGCCATCGTGCCGTGGAACTTCCCGCTCACCATGGCCGGTTGGAAGCTGGGGCCCGCCCTGGCGGTCGGCAACTCGGTCGTGCTCAAGCCCGCCGAGCAGTCCCCGCTGTCGGCCCTTCGGCTGGGGGAGCTGGCGCTCGAGGCGGGCCTGCCCGACGGCGTGCTCAACGTGGTTCCCGGGCTCGGCCCCGACGCCGGACAGGCACTGGGTCGCCACGACGACGTCGACGTGCTCGCGTTCACCGGCTCGGGCGAGGTGGGCCGGCACCTGTTGCGCTACGCCGCCGACTCCAACCTCAAGCGGGTCTACCTCGAGCTCGGCGGCAAGACCCCCAACGTCGTGTTCGCCGACGCCCCGGACCTCGCGGCCGCGGCCGCCACCGCCGCCTGGGGCATCACGTTCAACCAGGGCGAGATGTGCACCGCGGCCTCGCGGCTGCTGGTGCAGCGCGACGTGCACGACGAGTTCGTGCAGCAGGTCCTGGACGCCATCACCGCCCGGCGGGTGGGTGACCCGCTCGACGAGGCGACCCAGATCGGCCCGGTCGTCGACGACACGCAGTTGCGCCGGGTGCTCGACTACGTCGACGTCGGTCGCGACGAGGGTGCCCGGTTGCGGCTCGGCGGCGCCCGGACGCTGGAGGACACCGGCGGCACCTTCGTCGAGCCGACGGTGTTCACCGACGTGCGTCCCGACATGCGCATCGCCCAGGAGGAGATCTTCGGGCCGGTCCTCAGCGTGCTGCCCTTCGACGACGTCGACGACGCCGTCCGCCTCGCCAACGGCACGGTCTACGGGTTGGCCGCTTCCGTCTGGACCCGGGACCTGGCCACCGCGCACCGCGCCGCCCGCGCCATCCGGGCCGGGACCGTCTGGGTCAACTGCTTCGAGGAGGGTGACCTCAGCGTCCCCTTCGGCGGGATGAAGCAGTCGGGGACGGGCCGCGACAAGTCGCTGCACGCCATCGACAAGTTCGTCGACCTGAAGACGACCTGGATCGCCCTGTGAGCGCTCGCGGTCACCGGCCCGGGTTCGGCGTCCGCCCGGTGTCCCGTCCCCGGCCGGCGGCGCGTTCGGGCCGGCGCCACGGGTCGGGCCTCGGCGTGGCTGAGCGCCGCTCGCCCGCGGTGGCTGCGCTGGTCGGTCTGCTCCTCGTGCAGGCCGCTGCCGCCGTGGGCTTCGCCGTGTTCGTGACCTTCGCCGTCCTGCGGGAGTGGGGCACCGCCGCGGCGCCCGACCCCTCGGCGGTGGGCGTGCTGAGCGTCGGCGCCACCATGCTCCTCGGCGTGGTGGCCCTGGCCCTGGTCTGCGCCGGGGGGCTGTGGCGCGGGCGACACTGGGCGGGGACCATCACCGGGCTGCTGCAGGCGGTGCTGCTGGTGGGGGCCGGCGTTGGCCTGCTGTCGCTGGGTTGGCAACCGGCGTTGGGGCTCGTCGCGGCGGCCGGCGTCCTCGGGCTGCTGCTGTTGGCCGGTCGCCGCCGCGAAGTTCCCACCTGACCCGCCCGTTCGGTCGCCGCGGGGAGGACACGAAAGCCGGTTGACTCGCTGACTGCCGTCCCGGGAGGCATCCGGCATGAGCGCAGCAACGCGGCTCGAACGCAGCCGCCACGTCCTGCAGGCCGAGCACGCGGAGCTGCGGGTCGAGCAGGGCGTCGTCACGATCACGAAGCAGGTCGTGACCCGCCAGGAGCCGGTGGTCACCCACGTTGAGTTGGCGCGCATCCGCGGCGCCGACCTGCGCAAGCCCACGCGTGGGCAACCCGGCTGGCTCCACGTCTCCGCCGTGGGTGGCACGACCAGCCCGCCGTCAGAGCTCGCCGCGGCCAGCGACCCCTACACGGTGCCCGTCACGATGCGCACGCTGGGCACCGCCCGGCGGTTCGTGCGCATGGTCACCGAGCACGTCCGCGACCGCGGCCTTCCCACCGAGCGCCCGGGCGACGCCCCCCGCTCCTCCAGCGTGCTGGTGACGCCGGCCGCGGCCCGCACGGCACCGTCGCCACCGCCGGCCACGACGACGAGCGTCCCGCCCCCGCCTCCACCCGCCGTCGAGGGCGGCCGGCCGCCGCTGCGTTCGTCCACGCCACCTCCGTCGGTGCCGCCGCCCGGCGCGACGGCGCCGTCAGTCCCCGGGTAGCAGGAACGGCCGGCGAACCACCTCGTCCAGCACGAGGGAGGTCAGCGTGCCGCGGGCCCCGGTGAGACGGCGGATCTCTTCGAGCAGGAAACCGCGCAACTCCTCGAAGTCGGCGACGCGCACCATCAGCAGCACGTCGGCCTCGCCGGTCATGAGGGCGGCGTACTCGACGTGCGGGAGTGCCAGCAGGCCGGCACGGACCGTCTCCCAGTCGAGCGTCGTGCCGGGGCCGGCGGAGAGCAGGACGACGGCCGCGACGCCCAGCCCGAGCCTGCGGCTGTCGACGACCGGCGCGAAGCCCCGCACGACACCGGCCTCGCGCAGCCGCTCCAGGCGTTGGTGCACGGCGGACCGCGACAGGTGCAGCCGCTCGGCCAACGCCGTGACCGAGGCGCGTCCGTCGTCGCGCAGCAGCGCGAGCAGCTCGAGATCCACGTCATCGGCCTGGAACGACACTCGTTCGAATCCCCGGTCGCGTGCGAGACAGGATGCTCACGATAACCGCATTCGCCGCGCGATCTGTCGCGCGCGTCGTTCGGTCAGGTGACGACGTGCGCGCACTGTCTAGGCTCGTGCGGTATCGCCGCACGCGAGGTGAACCCGTGCCCGAGGCGTCCTCCGCCGCCGACGAGCCCGCCTATGGTCGCGGCCTGCCGCTGGACCCGGATCCGGCGCAGGCCGAGGCGCTGCTCACGCGCGCCAGCACGCTCGTCGCCGCACTCTTCGACGGCGTCGGTGACCGGCCGGTCGCCGGGACGCCCACCGATCCC
This window of the Egicoccus sp. AB-alg2 genome carries:
- a CDS encoding APC family permease, with translation MARKRAAVRGSESGGGPRLEANAVGFPTALATAVGLIIASSVLLTATTGFGVGGVVFAIAILIAYVLMIFQSMSFSEASGVMPLAGSVYDYIASGLGRFFGVTGTLVAYLVVHLFAGTAETAAAGLFASVNFPFLEGLTPETSWVVGVGLLLVFGIVNALGIRLYGAVEVALTAVMWVTLVVFGLLGVLRAATVDTGGFFGESLVGNDLTAVLSMVGLAMFLFVGVEFVTPLAAELREPARTIPRAMFLGLTAVAAAMVLYGVAVLRQVPNEELEGGVLLFETPLPIPTFAQEVLGTFGRWWLALAVLFAAAATINTLLAGIPRILYGMAKDNAFPPVFGWLHPRYKTPWAGIALAVVIPAAHAIYIQGDIDSIIVLILAGVCAWLFAYILVNISVIRLRARRPDLPRPFRTPWFPVPQVLASLGMLVTIWYIAPPGISRGDVYLRFFGMLALTALFAVWQTVVKTKKPLFEPVEPEDFVREEAGAV
- a CDS encoding DUF3156 family protein; translated protein: MRPTDLRDRVAGDLDGCRLRPVDATHALLETDAGPLCWWEVRQERRRLLQLQVSAFHLDGPATTADVRVTFRHTGNVRRTGLRASVKGRDQLVGVSLRDQLLADGELQAASLPLDFTRFTVEPLRGRWRATLELMGGSYVRTTFPPSGSYVRLAADQTAALLATVRVLHRRLPVAPETLRPDPSPASDLSDHLPRRTV
- a CDS encoding Lrp/AsnC family transcriptional regulator, which encodes MSFQADDVDLELLALLRDDGRASVTALAERLHLSRSAVHQRLERLREAGVVRGFAPVVDSRRLGLGVAAVVLLSAGPGTTLDWETVRAGLLALPHVEYAALMTGEADVLLMVRVADFEELRGFLLEEIRRLTGARGTLTSLVLDEVVRRPFLLPGD